A section of the Enterobacter sp. C2 genome encodes:
- a CDS encoding DUF1158 domain-containing protein, whose translation MTHPLESLMTAAGILLLAFLSCLLLPAPSPGGALTQQLIAIFHLVDANQLYTLLFCVWFLLLGIIEYYVLRFIWRRWFSLNHSSR comes from the coding sequence ATGACGCACCCGCTAGAATCCCTGATGACGGCCGCCGGTATTTTACTGCTGGCCTTCCTCTCCTGTCTGCTGCTGCCCGCCCCCTCACCGGGCGGCGCGCTGACGCAGCAGCTCATCGCTATCTTTCATCTGGTGGATGCCAACCAGCTCTACACCCTGCTGTTTTGCGTCTGGTTTCTGCTGCTTGGGATCATCGAATACTACGTGCTGCGCTTTATCTGGCGGCGCTGGTTCTCGCTGAATCACTCGTCCCGTTAA
- a CDS encoding TetR/AcrR family transcriptional regulator, whose product MARPKSEDKKQALLEAATEAFAQSGITASTALIARNAGVAEGTLFRYFATKDDLLNAVYLALKTDLCHAMLDGLDRSLSEAKALTRYIWNSYIDWGILHPVGHRAIRQLAVSGKITCATQQNVDELFPDLHTLCRRSVLPIFLTEAFHAFGDALFLSLAETTIEFASREPAKADDFKAHGFEAMWRALADSSSSS is encoded by the coding sequence GTGGCTCGTCCGAAGAGTGAAGATAAAAAACAGGCGTTACTGGAAGCGGCAACCGAGGCATTTGCCCAGTCAGGGATCACCGCCTCAACTGCCCTGATAGCCCGGAACGCGGGCGTCGCAGAAGGCACGCTGTTTCGCTACTTCGCCACCAAAGATGACCTGCTTAATGCGGTTTATCTTGCGCTGAAAACCGACCTCTGCCACGCCATGCTCGACGGCCTCGATCGCTCTCTCAGCGAAGCCAAGGCGCTAACCCGCTATATCTGGAACAGCTATATCGACTGGGGCATTCTGCATCCCGTTGGCCATCGGGCGATCCGTCAGCTGGCGGTGTCCGGCAAGATCACCTGCGCCACCCAGCAAAATGTGGATGAGCTCTTCCCGGATCTTCACACGCTTTGCCGTCGCTCGGTGCTGCCCATTTTTCTCACCGAAGCTTTCCACGCCTTTGGCGATGCCCTGTTCCTCTCTCTTGCCGAAACCACCATTGAGTTCGCCAGCCGCGAGCCCGCAAAGGCGGACGATTTCAAAGCCCACGGCTTCGAAGCGATGTGGCGCGCCCTGGCGGACAGCAGTAGCAGCAGCTAA
- a CDS encoding ABC transporter ATP-binding protein — translation MTDTAIAVEALNIDYPGARVVNNLSFRLGNERLALVGESGSGKSMTARALMGLVRKPGVVSAARLDVLGNDALTLNSRGWQRLRGSEIAMVLQDPRYALNPVKSIYAQLEEALTLHQRVGRRERTERIRDVVAAVGLQDTALTRYPGELSGGMGQRVMIAIALINNPRVLIADEPTSALDARLRNQILELLVAQCEQRSMAMLLISHDLPLVAQHCHRVLVMYQGEKVDEMPAHALPQATHPYTRTLWTCRPNATTWGQMLPVLDRSQTYQGGAA, via the coding sequence ATGACTGATACTGCGATTGCCGTCGAGGCACTCAATATTGACTACCCCGGCGCACGGGTGGTGAACAATCTCAGCTTCCGGCTGGGCAACGAGCGCCTGGCGCTGGTGGGCGAGTCTGGCTCTGGCAAATCGATGACCGCCCGTGCCTTGATGGGGCTGGTGCGCAAGCCGGGCGTCGTTAGCGCGGCCAGGCTGGACGTGCTGGGCAACGACGCGCTGACCCTGAACAGCCGGGGCTGGCAGCGGCTGCGCGGCAGCGAGATCGCCATGGTCTTGCAGGATCCGCGCTACGCCCTGAACCCGGTGAAAAGCATTTACGCCCAGCTGGAAGAGGCGCTTACCCTGCACCAGCGGGTTGGACGCAGGGAGCGCACAGAGCGCATTCGCGACGTAGTTGCAGCCGTGGGGCTACAGGATACGGCGCTAACCCGCTACCCCGGTGAGCTGTCCGGCGGAATGGGACAGCGGGTGATGATTGCCATTGCGCTGATCAATAACCCTCGGGTGCTGATTGCCGATGAACCCACCTCGGCGCTGGATGCCCGCCTGCGTAACCAGATCCTTGAGCTGCTGGTCGCCCAGTGCGAGCAGCGCAGCATGGCCATGCTGCTGATTAGCCACGACCTTCCCCTGGTGGCCCAGCACTGCCACAGAGTGCTGGTGATGTATCAGGGAGAAAAAGTCGATGAGATGCCCGCCCATGCCCTACCGCAGGCAACGCACCCCTACACCCGTACACTCTGGACCTGCCGCCCGAACGCCACGACCTGGGGCCAGATGCTGCCGGTGTTGGATCGTAGTCAGACGTATCAGGGAGGTGCCGCATGA
- a CDS encoding helix-turn-helix transcriptional regulator produces the protein MSLISHSELDVAQIRQDDRRKQLGAFLRARRESLDPQRLGLPRSGRRRTPGLRREEVAMLADVGVTWYTWLEQGREVNPSAVVMQAVADALQCSPLETRHLFVLAGLPPVESANLTPCEGISPGARRMLDSLLPQPASIQKPNFDIVAWNDAFCRLMGVDFATLPEDDRNCIYLYLTHPGWRSRLANRDVLPTFVSYFRAAMAEHRGEAAWENKLARFFAASEEFEALWHQRYEVRGVENQIKTFHHPDLGEFQLQQMYWYSAPRNGSRLLVYLPIDEAGEQVLARL, from the coding sequence ATGAGCCTGATAAGCCACAGCGAGCTGGACGTTGCGCAGATACGCCAGGACGATCGCCGTAAACAGCTGGGCGCTTTTCTACGCGCTCGACGGGAGAGCTTAGATCCGCAGCGGCTGGGGCTTCCGCGCAGCGGGCGGCGGCGCACACCGGGCCTGCGTCGGGAGGAGGTAGCGATGCTGGCGGACGTTGGCGTGACCTGGTATACCTGGCTTGAGCAGGGCAGGGAGGTCAATCCGTCGGCTGTGGTCATGCAGGCGGTGGCCGATGCGCTGCAGTGCAGCCCGCTGGAGACGCGGCATCTTTTCGTGCTGGCGGGCCTGCCGCCGGTGGAGTCGGCCAACCTGACGCCATGCGAAGGGATCAGCCCCGGCGCGCGACGGATGCTGGACAGCCTCCTGCCGCAGCCGGCCAGCATTCAGAAACCAAATTTCGATATTGTGGCGTGGAACGACGCCTTCTGTCGGCTGATGGGGGTCGATTTTGCGACGCTGCCGGAAGACGATCGCAACTGTATCTATCTCTATCTGACCCATCCGGGCTGGCGTAGCCGCCTGGCAAACCGGGACGTGCTGCCGACCTTTGTCTCCTATTTCCGTGCGGCAATGGCGGAGCATCGGGGTGAAGCGGCATGGGAGAACAAGCTGGCGCGCTTTTTTGCCGCCTCGGAGGAGTTTGAGGCGCTCTGGCATCAGCGCTACGAAGTACGCGGCGTCGAAAACCAGATTAAAACCTTTCATCACCCTGATTTGGGCGAATTCCAGCTTCAGCAGATGTACTGGTACTCCGCACCGCGTAACGGTTCGCGGCTGCTGGTCTATTTACCGATCGATGAGGCAGGCGAGCAGGTGCTGGCAAGGCTGTAA
- the nfsB gene encoding oxygen-insensitive NAD(P)H nitroreductase, with amino-acid sequence MDIVSIALQRYSTKAFDASKKLTADEAEKIKSLLRYSPSSTNSQPWHFIVASTEEGKARVAKSAAGGYVFNERKMLDASHVVVFCAKTAMDDDWLEKVVDQEDADGRFATPEAKAANHKGRTFFADLHRKDRQDDHEWMARQVYLNVGNFLLGVGAMGLDAVPIEGFDADVLDAEFGLKEKGFTSLVVVPVGHHSVEDFNKALPKSRLPEETVVTEI; translated from the coding sequence ATGGATATCGTTTCCATCGCCTTGCAGCGCTACTCAACCAAGGCTTTTGACGCCAGCAAAAAACTGACCGCCGATGAGGCGGAGAAGATCAAATCGCTGCTGCGCTATAGCCCGTCGAGCACCAACTCACAGCCGTGGCACTTTATCGTTGCCAGCACCGAAGAGGGCAAAGCGCGGGTAGCAAAATCCGCGGCGGGCGGCTACGTGTTTAACGAACGCAAAATGCTGGATGCCTCTCACGTTGTGGTGTTCTGCGCAAAAACCGCCATGGACGACGACTGGCTGGAGAAGGTTGTGGATCAGGAAGACGCCGACGGTCGCTTCGCCACGCCGGAAGCAAAAGCCGCTAACCATAAAGGCCGCACCTTCTTCGCCGACCTGCACCGCAAAGATCGCCAGGATGACCATGAGTGGATGGCGCGTCAGGTCTACCTTAACGTGGGTAACTTCCTGCTGGGCGTTGGCGCCATGGGCCTCGACGCGGTGCCGATCGAAGGGTTTGACGCTGACGTGCTGGATGCCGAATTTGGCCTGAAAGAGAAAGGCTTCACCAGCCTGGTGGTCGTTCCGGTGGGCCACCACAGCGTGGAAGACTTCAACAAGGCGCTGCCGAAATCCCGCCTGCCAGAAGAGACCGTGGTTACTGAGATCTAA
- a CDS encoding YbdK family carboxylate-amine ligase, producing MPLPDFHRSDAFTLGIELELQVVNPPGYDLSQDSSTLIDAVKAEVKGGEVKHDITESMLEIATGVCGDIHQAAGQFSAMQQIILRAANDHHLQICGGGTHPFQTWQRQEVCDDERYARTLEMFGYLVQQATVFGQHVHVGCPSGDDAIYLMHGLSRFVPHFIALGAASPYIQGTDTRFASSRLNIFSAFPDNGHAPWVSNWSEFEGLFRRLSYTSMIDSIKDLHWDIRPSPHFGTVEVRVMDTPLTLGHAVNIAGFIQAISHWLLAERPFKMQERDYLLYRFNRFQACRYGFAGVLTDVHTGEQVTIGEDIQRVLDKIAPYADKLNGSSALEAVAQFVRRGKSEDQLMRDFVADGGSLFGLVKKHAEIWAAQ from the coding sequence ATGCCCCTACCCGACTTTCATCGTTCTGACGCCTTTACCCTGGGGATTGAGCTGGAGCTGCAGGTGGTTAACCCGCCGGGATACGACCTTAGCCAGGACTCCTCCACGCTGATTGATGCCGTTAAGGCCGAAGTCAAGGGGGGTGAGGTGAAGCACGACATCACCGAAAGCATGTTAGAGATCGCCACCGGCGTCTGCGGGGATATCCACCAGGCCGCCGGGCAGTTCTCCGCCATGCAGCAGATCATCCTGCGCGCCGCCAACGATCACCATCTGCAAATATGCGGCGGCGGCACGCACCCCTTCCAGACGTGGCAGCGTCAGGAAGTATGCGATGACGAGCGCTACGCGCGTACGCTGGAGATGTTTGGCTATCTGGTGCAGCAGGCGACGGTATTCGGCCAGCACGTTCACGTGGGCTGCCCGAGCGGGGACGATGCTATCTATCTCATGCACGGCCTGTCGCGCTTCGTGCCTCACTTTATCGCCCTTGGCGCAGCCTCACCCTACATTCAGGGCACCGACACCCGCTTCGCCTCGTCGCGGCTCAACATCTTCTCCGCGTTTCCGGATAACGGTCACGCTCCCTGGGTCAGCAACTGGTCGGAATTCGAGGGGCTGTTCCGTCGCCTGAGCTATACCAGCATGATAGACAGCATTAAAGATCTGCACTGGGATATTCGCCCCAGCCCGCACTTTGGCACGGTTGAGGTACGGGTGATGGATACCCCACTGACGCTTGGCCACGCGGTGAATATTGCCGGATTTATTCAGGCCATTTCCCACTGGCTGCTGGCCGAGCGACCGTTCAAGATGCAGGAGCGCGACTATCTGCTCTACAGGTTCAATCGTTTCCAGGCCTGCCGCTACGGCTTTGCCGGAGTGTTGACCGACGTGCATACCGGCGAGCAGGTGACCATCGGTGAGGATATCCAGCGGGTGCTGGACAAAATTGCCCCCTATGCTGACAAGCTAAACGGCAGTAGCGCTCTGGAAGCCGTGGCGCAGTTCGTGCGGCGTGGCAAGAGTGAGGACCAGCTGATGCGTGATTTCGTGGCCGACGGCGGCTCGCTGTTTGGGCTGGTGAAGAAGCACGCGGAGATCTGGGCGGCGCAATAG
- a CDS encoding ABC transporter ATP-binding protein: MSIIDINHLRVSFGNKTAVAAASFHVAAGETFSLIGESGCGKSTILRVLAGLQRDWQGSVSLLDNLITPGMRYQGALRRNVQMVFQDPYASLHPNHTIWRTLCEPLKIHGETQIAEQVREALEQVGLSVDAGKRYPHQLSGGQRQRVAIARALLLRPQILLLDEPTSALDMSVQAEILNLLNRLKRDHQMTYLLVSHDADVIAHMSDRAAFMADGVIQHFYDRAALARGEHMASPALIV; the protein is encoded by the coding sequence ATGAGCATCATTGATATCAATCACCTCCGCGTGAGCTTTGGCAACAAAACCGCTGTCGCCGCCGCCAGCTTTCACGTGGCGGCCGGGGAGACCTTCAGTTTGATTGGCGAGTCCGGCTGCGGCAAGTCGACTATTCTGCGCGTGCTGGCGGGTCTGCAACGCGACTGGCAGGGCAGCGTCAGCCTGCTCGACAACCTCATTACGCCGGGCATGCGCTATCAGGGGGCGCTGCGCCGTAATGTGCAGATGGTGTTTCAGGATCCCTACGCCTCGCTGCACCCCAACCACACGATATGGCGCACGCTGTGCGAGCCGCTGAAGATCCATGGTGAAACGCAGATAGCAGAGCAGGTCAGGGAAGCGCTGGAGCAGGTTGGCCTCTCTGTCGATGCCGGAAAGCGTTACCCGCATCAGCTCTCCGGCGGCCAGCGCCAGCGCGTTGCCATCGCCCGGGCGCTGCTGCTGCGTCCGCAGATCCTGCTGCTGGATGAACCCACTTCGGCGCTGGATATGTCCGTCCAGGCCGAGATCCTTAACCTGCTAAACCGGTTGAAGCGCGACCATCAGATGACCTACCTGCTGGTCAGCCATGATGCAGATGTGATCGCCCATATGTCGGATCGTGCGGCGTTTATGGCCGACGGCGTAATACAGCATTTTTACGATCGGGCCGCGCTCGCGCGAGGCGAACATATGGCGTCACCCGCATTAATTGTGTGA
- a CDS encoding helix-turn-helix transcriptional regulator, translating into MSKKIIDWDELKAEMLAQPDVQAAFDAQERKERLRTMLAQWRHHAGLTRAQVAQRIGVGAPTVSRMEANITRASLDTLTRYALACGVKHPQILLY; encoded by the coding sequence ATGAGCAAGAAGATTATTGACTGGGATGAGCTGAAAGCTGAAATGCTGGCTCAGCCTGACGTTCAGGCTGCGTTTGATGCTCAGGAGCGTAAAGAGCGTTTACGTACAATGCTGGCGCAATGGCGTCATCATGCTGGCCTTACCCGCGCGCAGGTTGCACAAAGAATAGGTGTGGGCGCCCCGACAGTATCCAGAATGGAGGCCAATATTACACGGGCAAGTCTGGATACATTGACGCGTTATGCACTGGCCTGCGGGGTAAAACATCCGCAGATTTTGCTGTACTGA
- a CDS encoding MFS transporter: MKTSTVSPGRAGLILLLTGQMLPLIDTSITNVALDSITASLHASATQLELIVALYGVAFAVCLAMGSKLGDNYGRRRLFMWGVAVFSFASLLCGMANTITALLAARTLQGAGAALIVPQILATLHVTLKGTAHARAISLYGGIGGIAFIVGQMCGGWLVSADIAGLGWRNAFFINVPIGLLVLALSRRYVPETRRDEHSPIDWQGTFILALILCCLLFPLALGPELHWPGSMQLMLLATLPLLVWMRASALGKQRRGEHPLLPPRLLQLASIRFGMVIALLFFSAWSGFMFCMALTMQSGLGMAPWQSGNSFIALGVAYFLSAMYAPKLIARHSMGRILLSGLAVQIGGLLLLMETFHYYGQATTALTLVPSTALIGYGQALIVNCFYRVGMRDITANDAGAGSALLSTLQQATLGLGPAVFGSLLLVLVRHHHGSYPEAIMGFLGVEAVMMLLLAAIAVGLRHHLNRSPAIATS; encoded by the coding sequence ATGAAAACGTCTACTGTTTCACCCGGCCGCGCGGGACTTATCCTGCTGCTAACCGGCCAGATGTTGCCCCTGATCGACACCTCGATCACCAACGTCGCCCTCGACTCTATCACCGCATCGCTGCATGCCAGCGCCACCCAGCTGGAGCTTATTGTCGCCCTGTACGGCGTTGCCTTTGCCGTCTGTCTGGCGATGGGTAGCAAGCTGGGCGATAACTATGGTCGCCGCCGTCTGTTTATGTGGGGCGTGGCGGTGTTCAGCTTCGCCTCTCTGCTGTGCGGCATGGCAAACACGATTACCGCTCTGCTGGCGGCCCGCACGTTGCAAGGTGCGGGAGCGGCGCTGATCGTCCCGCAGATCCTCGCCACCCTGCACGTGACCCTGAAAGGTACCGCCCACGCGCGGGCTATCAGCCTCTACGGCGGCATTGGCGGTATCGCGTTTATCGTCGGGCAGATGTGCGGCGGCTGGCTGGTGTCGGCAGATATCGCCGGGCTGGGCTGGCGTAACGCCTTTTTCATCAACGTGCCGATTGGCCTGCTGGTGCTGGCGTTGAGCCGTCGCTACGTGCCCGAGACCCGTCGCGATGAACACTCGCCCATCGACTGGCAAGGCACGTTTATCCTCGCCCTGATCCTCTGCTGCCTGCTGTTTCCCCTGGCGCTGGGGCCAGAGCTGCACTGGCCGGGGTCGATGCAGCTGATGCTGCTGGCTACGCTGCCGCTGCTGGTGTGGATGCGGGCTAGCGCGCTGGGCAAGCAACGGCGTGGCGAACACCCGCTGCTGCCGCCGCGCCTCTTGCAGCTCGCCAGCATTCGCTTTGGCATGGTGATCGCCCTGCTGTTCTTTAGTGCATGGTCCGGGTTTATGTTCTGTATGGCGCTGACCATGCAGTCTGGCCTGGGAATGGCCCCCTGGCAGTCGGGGAACAGCTTTATTGCTCTCGGAGTGGCCTACTTCCTCTCGGCGATGTACGCCCCGAAGCTGATTGCGCGCCACAGCATGGGACGGATCCTGCTCTCTGGCCTGGCGGTACAGATCGGCGGCCTGCTGCTGCTGATGGAAACCTTCCACTACTACGGACAGGCAACCACGGCCCTGACGCTGGTACCGTCCACTGCGCTGATTGGCTACGGCCAGGCGCTGATCGTCAACTGCTTCTACCGGGTGGGAATGCGTGATATCACCGCTAACGATGCCGGGGCGGGCAGCGCCCTGCTCAGCACCCTGCAACAGGCGACGCTGGGCCTTGGCCCGGCGGTATTTGGCTCGCTGCTGTTAGTGCTGGTGCGTCACCATCACGGCAGCTATCCTGAGGCCATTATGGGTTTTCTCGGCGTTGAGGCGGTGATGATGCTGCTGCTGGCGGCGATTGCCGTTGGTCTGCGCCACCATCTGAACCGGAGTCCGGCCATCGCCACGTCCTAA
- a CDS encoding LacI family DNA-binding transcriptional regulator, translated as MSIQKIARLAGVSVATVSRVINHSGSVKPHNRERVLAAIEESNYQPNLLARQLRTARSYMILVLVSNIANPFCAEVVKGIEEEAEKNGYRILLCNTGSDMARSRSALTLLSGKIVDGIITMDAFSKLPELTTMIGQAPWVQCAEYADEGSVSCVGINDIDAAQYVIQHLINRGCQRIALINHDLSYKYARLREQGYNSVLEQNGHGWRAVEYASELSFDAGRVAMETLLRADERPDAVFAVSDTLAAGALLAIAQAGLTMPDDIAVVGFDGTPLAEMVSPQLSTVAQPSLQIGRKAVALLLNKIDNPDTPAERVMMDWRFIERASA; from the coding sequence ATGTCAATTCAAAAAATCGCTCGCCTGGCAGGAGTGTCGGTAGCGACGGTCTCCCGGGTCATCAACCATAGCGGCTCCGTGAAGCCACACAACCGCGAGCGCGTGCTGGCGGCGATTGAAGAGAGCAACTATCAGCCTAACCTGCTGGCCCGCCAGCTCCGCACTGCCCGGAGCTATATGATCCTCGTGCTGGTGTCGAATATTGCCAACCCGTTCTGCGCCGAGGTGGTCAAGGGCATCGAAGAGGAGGCGGAAAAGAATGGTTACCGCATTCTGCTGTGCAATACCGGTTCCGACATGGCGCGCTCCCGCTCGGCGCTGACCCTGCTGTCAGGAAAAATCGTCGATGGGATCATTACTATGGATGCCTTCTCTAAGCTGCCGGAACTGACGACCATGATTGGCCAGGCACCCTGGGTGCAGTGCGCCGAGTATGCCGATGAGGGAAGCGTCTCCTGCGTCGGGATTAACGATATTGACGCCGCCCAGTACGTGATCCAGCACCTGATTAACCGTGGCTGCCAGCGCATCGCCCTGATCAACCACGATCTCAGCTATAAATATGCCCGCCTGCGCGAGCAGGGCTATAACAGCGTGCTGGAGCAAAACGGCCATGGCTGGAGGGCGGTGGAGTACGCCAGCGAGCTGAGCTTTGATGCCGGTAGAGTGGCGATGGAGACGCTGCTGCGTGCCGATGAGCGCCCGGATGCGGTGTTTGCCGTCTCGGATACCCTGGCGGCTGGCGCGCTGCTGGCGATAGCTCAGGCGGGGCTGACCATGCCAGACGACATCGCCGTGGTGGGCTTTGACGGCACGCCGCTGGCCGAGATGGTCTCACCCCAGCTCAGCACCGTGGCGCAACCCTCCCTGCAGATTGGCCGTAAGGCCGTGGCGCTGCTGCTCAACAAAATCGACAACCCCGATACCCCGGCGGAAAGAGTGATGATGGACTGGCGCTTTATCGAACGCGCCAGCGCCTGA
- a CDS encoding Gfo/Idh/MocA family oxidoreductase, with product MIGVGIVGSGFIGPAHIEALRRLGDVQVVALCDRSLASAQQKAAALNVPFAFGDIDAMLAHPDIDVVHNCTPNHLHADINRRILRAGKHVFSEKPLCMTPEEATELVTLAEQAGVVHGVSFVYRQFAMVQQAASLQRHGRLGRLFSVYGSYLQDWMLLETDYNWRVDAAQGGASRAVADIGSHWCDTLQFVTGQSIVEVMADLAIVWPTRKARLDGGATFSTGGDEAQYEDRPVTTEDGGSVLVRFADGSKGCFSVSQVSAGRKNRLSFEVNGSACSLGWDQEIPQQLWIGHRQRPNEILTDDPGLMTPDVAGSAHFPGGHIEGWPDAFKNMMASFYQAVRAGTMPEASACRFASFYDGADVMFIIDAIIKSHQQQRWVRVAR from the coding sequence ATGATCGGCGTAGGCATTGTTGGCAGCGGATTTATTGGTCCGGCACATATTGAAGCTCTGCGTCGTCTGGGGGATGTACAGGTAGTGGCCCTCTGCGATCGCTCCCTGGCGTCGGCGCAGCAGAAGGCCGCCGCGCTCAACGTGCCCTTTGCCTTTGGCGACATCGACGCCATGCTCGCCCATCCCGATATTGATGTGGTGCATAACTGTACCCCTAACCATCTTCATGCCGACATTAACCGCCGGATTTTACGCGCCGGTAAGCACGTTTTCTCGGAGAAGCCGCTCTGTATGACCCCGGAAGAGGCCACGGAGCTGGTGACGCTGGCAGAGCAGGCGGGCGTGGTGCACGGGGTCAGCTTTGTCTATCGCCAGTTTGCCATGGTTCAGCAGGCGGCCAGTCTGCAACGCCACGGCAGGCTCGGACGGCTGTTCTCGGTCTACGGCAGCTACCTTCAGGACTGGATGCTGCTGGAGACGGACTACAACTGGCGGGTGGATGCCGCGCAGGGCGGCGCGTCGCGGGCAGTGGCCGATATCGGCTCACACTGGTGCGATACGTTGCAGTTTGTCACCGGGCAAAGCATTGTCGAGGTGATGGCCGATCTGGCGATCGTCTGGCCGACCCGCAAGGCGCGGCTGGACGGCGGGGCGACCTTCAGCACTGGCGGAGACGAGGCGCAGTATGAGGATCGTCCGGTCACCACCGAAGACGGCGGCTCGGTGCTGGTGCGCTTCGCCGACGGCAGCAAAGGCTGCTTCAGCGTTTCGCAGGTCAGCGCGGGCCGCAAAAATCGTCTCAGCTTTGAGGTCAACGGCAGCGCCTGCTCGCTGGGCTGGGATCAGGAGATCCCCCAGCAGCTGTGGATTGGCCATCGTCAGCGCCCCAATGAGATCCTCACCGACGATCCGGGCCTAATGACTCCCGATGTCGCAGGCAGCGCACACTTTCCCGGCGGGCACATTGAGGGCTGGCCCGACGCCTTTAAGAACATGATGGCGAGCTTCTACCAGGCGGTGCGGGCGGGAACGATGCCGGAGGCCAGCGCCTGTCGGTTTGCCTCTTTCTATGATGGGGCCGACGTGATGTTTATCATTGATGCCATTATAAAAAGCCATCAGCAGCAGCGCTGGGTGCGGGTGGCCCGCTAA
- a CDS encoding RamA family antibiotic efflux transcriptional regulator, with translation MNISAQVIDTIVDWIDDNLHQPLRIDDIARHAGYSKWHLQRLFMQYKGESLGRYIRERKLRLAAQELRDTDQKVFDICVKYGFDSQQTFTRIFTRTFNQPPGAYRKENHGQARH, from the coding sequence ATGAACATTTCCGCTCAGGTTATCGATACGATTGTCGATTGGATCGACGACAATTTGCACCAGCCGCTGCGCATTGATGACATTGCGCGCCATGCGGGCTATTCAAAATGGCATCTGCAAAGGCTGTTTATGCAATATAAAGGCGAGAGTCTGGGACGCTATATCCGCGAGCGCAAGCTGCGGCTGGCGGCCCAGGAGCTGCGTGATACCGATCAGAAGGTGTTTGATATCTGCGTTAAGTATGGCTTTGATTCCCAGCAGACCTTCACGCGCATTTTTACCCGCACCTTTAACCAGCCGCCGGGAGCCTACCGCAAAGAGAATCACGGCCAGGCGCGGCATTAA
- a CDS encoding sugar phosphate isomerase/epimerase, whose protein sequence is MKTVQGPGIFLSQFIGEEAPFNTLEGLAEWAARLGYKALQIPCNHRHIFDLELAALSQTYCDEIAGTLATYGLVISELSTHLEGQLVAVHPAYDAAFDNFAPEHLRGNPTARQAWAVEKVTQAAVASQRLGLRTHATFSGALAWPYFYPWPPHNALLLDEAFTELARRWRPILDRFDRYGVDLCFEIHPGEDLHDGVTFERFLAAVDNHPRCNMLYDPSHLLLQQIDYLAFIDIYHSRIKAFHVKDAEFRLNGRSGVYGGYQPWINRAGRFRSPGDGQIDFGAIFSKLTQYGYDGWAVLEWECCLKQGDAGAREGCEFIRRHIIPVADRAFDDFAAGSSDRASVRAMLGLGDAL, encoded by the coding sequence ATGAAAACAGTTCAGGGACCGGGGATTTTTCTGTCGCAGTTTATCGGAGAAGAGGCACCCTTTAATACCCTGGAGGGATTGGCGGAGTGGGCAGCGCGGCTGGGCTACAAGGCGCTGCAAATTCCCTGTAACCATCGGCATATTTTTGATCTGGAGCTGGCCGCGCTGAGCCAGACCTACTGCGATGAGATCGCGGGCACGCTGGCAACCTACGGGCTGGTCATCAGCGAGCTTTCAACGCACCTGGAGGGACAGCTGGTGGCCGTGCATCCGGCCTACGACGCTGCCTTCGATAACTTTGCACCCGAGCATCTGCGGGGCAATCCCACGGCGCGCCAGGCGTGGGCGGTGGAGAAAGTGACCCAGGCCGCGGTGGCCTCACAAAGGCTGGGTTTGCGCACCCACGCCACCTTCTCCGGGGCGCTGGCATGGCCCTACTTCTACCCGTGGCCGCCGCACAATGCCCTGCTGCTTGATGAGGCCTTTACCGAGCTGGCTCGCCGCTGGCGGCCCATTCTGGATCGTTTCGATCGTTACGGGGTCGATCTCTGCTTTGAGATCCATCCGGGCGAAGATCTCCACGACGGAGTCACCTTCGAGCGCTTCCTGGCCGCCGTAGATAACCATCCGCGCTGCAATATGCTCTACGATCCCAGCCATCTGCTGCTGCAGCAGATAGACTACCTGGCCTTTATTGACATCTACCATTCGCGCATCAAAGCCTTCCACGTTAAGGATGCTGAGTTTCGTCTCAACGGGCGCAGCGGCGTCTACGGCGGCTATCAGCCGTGGATCAATCGCGCCGGGCGCTTCCGCTCGCCGGGGGACGGGCAGATAGACTTCGGCGCAATCTTTAGCAAACTGACGCAATACGGCTACGACGGCTGGGCAGTGCTGGAGTGGGAGTGCTGCCTGAAACAGGGCGACGCCGGGGCGCGGGAGGGCTGCGAATTTATCCGCCGCCACATTATTCCGGTGGCGGACCGGGCGTTTGATGATTTCGCGGCGGGCAGTAGCGACCGGGCCAGCGTGCGGGCCATGCTGGGATTAGGAGATGCGTTATGA